In a genomic window of Staphylococcus taiwanensis:
- the folD gene encoding bifunctional methylenetetrahydrofolate dehydrogenase/methenyltetrahydrofolate cyclohydrolase FolD, with product MVAKILDGKQIAKDYRQGLKDQVESLAAKGYTPKLSVILVGNDGASQSYVNSKKKAAEKIGMISEIVHLDEDTSEEDVLKELERLNNDDSVSGILVQVPLPKQVSEQKVLEAINPEKDVDGFHPSNIGKLYIDEQTFVPCTPLGIMEILKHADIDLEGKNAVVIGRSHIVGQPVSKLLLQANATVTILHSRTKDMHSHLKEADVIVSAVGQPGLVTKDDVKEGAVIVDVGNTPDENGKLKGDVEFDEVKEIAGAITPVPGGVGPLTITMVLNNTLLAEKMRRGIE from the coding sequence GTGGTTGCAAAAATTTTAGATGGGAAACAAATAGCTAAAGACTATAGACAGGGATTAAAAGATCAAGTTGAGTCTTTAGCAGCAAAAGGATACACACCAAAACTTTCAGTAATATTAGTAGGTAACGATGGTGCTAGCCAAAGTTATGTTAATTCTAAAAAGAAAGCTGCCGAAAAAATTGGTATGATTTCAGAAATCGTTCATTTAGATGAAGATACATCTGAAGAAGATGTACTAAAAGAACTAGAACGTTTAAATAACGATGATTCAGTGAGTGGTATCTTAGTACAAGTACCTCTTCCTAAACAAGTAAGTGAACAAAAAGTATTAGAAGCAATTAATCCTGAAAAAGATGTTGATGGTTTCCATCCTTCAAATATTGGTAAATTATATATCGATGAGCAAACATTTGTACCATGTACACCATTAGGTATCATGGAAATTTTAAAACATGCTGACATCGATTTAGAAGGTAAAAATGCAGTCGTTATTGGTCGTAGCCATATCGTTGGTCAACCAGTTTCAAAATTATTATTACAAGCTAACGCTACAGTAACTATCTTGCATTCACGTACTAAAGATATGCACAGTCATTTAAAAGAAGCTGATGTCATTGTAAGTGCAGTTGGACAACCTGGATTAGTTACAAAAGATGACGTTAAAGAAGGTGCTGTAATCGTCGACGTTGGTAATACACCAGACGAAAACGGTAAATTAAAAGGTGACGTTGAATTTGATGAAGTTAAAGAAATTGCTGGTGCCATTACACCAGTTCCAGGAGGCGTTGGTCCATTAACAATTACAATGGTTTTAAATAATACGTTATTAGCTGAAAAAATGCGTCGTGGCATTGAATAA
- a CDS encoding nitric oxide dioxygenase encodes MLNEQEKGIIKETVPVLQEKGTEITSYFYNRMFQQHPELKNMFNQTNQQKGFQSTALAQSVLAAAVNIDNLGNIMPVVREIAYKHVALQVPPAGYDIVGENLIEAIKAVVGLEDDHPIIQTWKKAYQEIADVFIQVEKDMYSKMLWDGFQPFEIKKIEQLSSNIKAFTVVSDKYDLSQFTPGEYITVDVSSEKMPYRAKRHYSIVSGNKDELTFAVKRDVSTDHEGEVSTILHDELNEGDSINLSAPVGPFGITNSENPQLFIGAGIGVTPLVPMFNEVTEQGSDAQFIQVTGNKNDTPFTQYLTHISQNSDKAKYELYDREANGYLTKDYLEKYLSSNTEVYVCGGAKFIQSVIEVLKDMEVDQSHIHYETFVPKLSVAV; translated from the coding sequence ATGTTAAATGAACAAGAAAAAGGCATAATTAAAGAAACTGTACCTGTCTTACAGGAAAAAGGAACAGAAATAACATCATATTTTTATAATAGAATGTTTCAACAACACCCTGAGTTAAAAAATATGTTTAACCAAACAAATCAACAAAAAGGATTCCAATCAACAGCTTTAGCACAAAGTGTACTAGCTGCGGCAGTTAATATTGATAATTTAGGAAATATTATGCCAGTAGTTAGAGAAATTGCATACAAACATGTTGCATTACAAGTACCACCTGCTGGTTATGATATTGTAGGTGAAAACTTAATTGAAGCAATAAAAGCAGTAGTAGGCTTAGAAGACGATCATCCAATTATTCAAACTTGGAAAAAAGCATATCAAGAAATTGCTGATGTATTTATTCAAGTTGAAAAAGATATGTATAGTAAAATGCTTTGGGATGGTTTCCAACCTTTTGAAATTAAAAAAATTGAACAATTATCTTCAAATATCAAAGCGTTCACAGTGGTTTCAGATAAATATGATTTAAGTCAATTTACGCCAGGCGAATATATCACAGTTGATGTAAGTAGTGAAAAAATGCCTTATCGTGCTAAACGTCATTATTCAATCGTAAGCGGTAATAAAGACGAATTAACATTTGCTGTTAAACGTGATGTATCTACAGACCATGAAGGTGAAGTATCTACTATATTACATGATGAATTAAATGAAGGAGATAGCATTAATTTATCAGCACCAGTTGGTCCATTTGGTATTACGAATTCAGAAAATCCACAATTATTTATCGGTGCGGGTATTGGTGTTACGCCATTAGTACCAATGTTCAATGAAGTAACAGAACAGGGTAGTGACGCACAATTTATACAAGTTACTGGAAACAAAAATGATACACCATTCACGCAATATTTAACTCATATTAGTCAAAATTCTGACAAAGCGAAATATGAATTATATGATAGAGAAGCTAACGGATATTTAACTAAAGATTATCTTGAAAAATATTTGAGTTCTAATACTGAAGTTTATGTATGTGGTGGTGCGAAATTTATTCAATCAGTGATTGAAGTTCTTAAAGATATGGAAGTTGATCAAAGTCACATTCATTATGAAACATTTGTGCCAAAATTAAGTGTAGCTGTTTAA
- a CDS encoding DUF5011 domain-containing protein, which translates to MNKLIQSLSALGVSATLVTPNLSAEATTNHSPELKGVNDIVIQKGQNYNLLNGISAYDKEDGDLTHKITVDGHVDTSKVGKYKVKYNVIDSDGAKETSTRYIEVK; encoded by the coding sequence ATGAATAAACTAATACAGTCTCTTTCAGCACTCGGCGTCTCCGCAACACTTGTTACCCCAAATTTAAGTGCAGAAGCAACTACTAATCATTCCCCTGAACTTAAAGGTGTTAATGATATAGTAATTCAAAAAGGCCAAAATTATAATTTATTAAACGGCATAAGCGCTTATGACAAAGAAGATGGCGACTTGACTCATAAAATCACTGTTGATGGTCATGTAGATACTTCTAAAGTCGGCAAATATAAAGTTAAATATAATGTCATAGATTCTGATGGCGCCAAAGAAACTTCTACCCGATACATAGAAGTAAAATAA
- the qoxA gene encoding cytochrome aa3 quinol oxidase subunit II: MSKFKSLLLMFGTLILLSGCSNIEVFNAKGPVASSQKFLIIYSIIFMLVIVAVVLSMFAIFIFKYSYNKNSESGKMHHNSLIETIWFVVPIIIVIALAIPTVKTLYDYEKPPESKEDPMVVYAVSAGYKWFFAYPEQKIETVNTLTIPKNRPVVFKLQAMDTMTSFWIPQLGGQKYAMTGMTMDWTLKSDQTGTFRGRNSNFNGEGFSRQTFKVHSVDQKDFNSWVKEAKSKKTISQDEFDKQLLPSTPNKELTFSGTHMAFVDPAADPEYIFYAYKRYNYVQKDPNFVSEKDLYKDVTDKPQKPARKVQITNANYKRHGMEPMILGNNDPYDNEFKKHEKHNSKEMEKISKSAKDENASKFDSKDDNDHGGGH, encoded by the coding sequence GTGTCAAAATTCAAGTCTTTGCTTCTAATGTTCGGCACGCTAATTTTACTTAGTGGCTGTTCGAATATTGAAGTATTTAATGCAAAAGGGCCAGTAGCAAGTAGTCAGAAGTTCCTGATTATTTATTCAATCATCTTCATGCTTGTTATTGTTGCTGTTGTGCTTAGCATGTTCGCTATTTTTATTTTCAAGTATAGCTATAATAAAAACAGCGAATCTGGTAAGATGCACCACAATTCTTTAATTGAAACAATTTGGTTTGTGGTACCTATCATTATCGTTATTGCTTTAGCTATTCCTACTGTTAAAACTTTATACGATTATGAGAAACCACCTGAAAGTAAAGAAGACCCTATGGTCGTGTATGCAGTAAGTGCTGGATACAAATGGTTCTTTGCTTATCCAGAACAAAAAATTGAAACAGTTAATACATTAACTATTCCAAAAAATCGTCCAGTAGTGTTTAAACTTCAAGCTATGGATACGATGACAAGTTTCTGGATTCCACAATTAGGTGGTCAAAAATATGCCATGACTGGCATGACAATGGATTGGACTTTAAAATCCGATCAAACAGGTACTTTCAGAGGACGTAACTCTAACTTCAATGGTGAAGGATTCTCTCGCCAAACATTTAAAGTTCACTCTGTAGACCAAAAAGATTTCAACTCTTGGGTTAAAGAGGCTAAAAGTAAGAAAACAATTAGCCAAGATGAGTTCGACAAACAATTATTACCAAGTACACCTAATAAAGAATTAACATTTAGTGGTACACATATGGCATTTGTTGACCCTGCAGCAGATCCAGAGTATATCTTTTACGCTTACAAACGTTATAACTATGTTCAAAAAGATCCTAACTTTGTTTCCGAAAAAGACTTATACAAAGATGTTACTGATAAACCTCAGAAACCAGCTCGTAAGGTTCAAATCACAAACGCTAACTACAAGCGTCATGGTATGGAACCTATGATTCTAGGTAACAATGATCCTTATGATAATGAATTCAAAAAACATGAAAAACATAATTCTAAGGAAATGGAAAAAATCAGTAAAAGTGCTAAAGACGAAAATGCGTCTAAGTTCGATAGCAAAGATGACAATGATCATGGAGGTGGACATTAA